A single Micromonospora sp. CCTCC AA 2012012 DNA region contains:
- a CDS encoding thiamine-phosphate kinase, whose translation MTVAGVGEFGLIDRVTARLTYGESCLLGPGDDGAVVAAPDGRVVASTDVLVEGRHFRRDWSGARDVGHRAAAANLADITAMGATPTALLVALCMPAELETSWAEELADGLGAEAAKVGASVVGGDMSASPTLTIAVTALGDLADRAPVVRSGAQPGDVVALAGRTGWAAAGYTVLTRGFRTPRLLVEAFRRPEVPYAAGPHAARLGATSMIDVSDGLLADLGHVAKASGVAIDLHRDAFEVPRQMRDAAQALGVDPYTWILGGGDDHALAATFPRSVALPAEWRPVGRVTDGAGVTVDGAAYDGPAGWDHFR comes from the coding sequence ATGACGGTCGCGGGTGTCGGCGAGTTCGGACTGATCGACCGGGTCACCGCCCGGCTGACGTACGGGGAGAGTTGCCTGCTCGGCCCCGGCGACGACGGCGCGGTCGTGGCGGCACCGGACGGCCGGGTGGTGGCCTCGACCGACGTGCTGGTCGAGGGGCGGCACTTCCGGCGGGACTGGTCCGGCGCGCGGGACGTCGGGCACCGCGCCGCGGCGGCGAACCTGGCCGACATCACCGCGATGGGCGCCACCCCGACCGCCCTGCTGGTCGCCCTCTGCATGCCCGCCGAGCTGGAGACGAGCTGGGCCGAGGAGCTGGCCGACGGGCTCGGCGCGGAGGCCGCCAAGGTCGGCGCGAGCGTGGTCGGCGGGGACATGTCGGCCAGCCCCACCCTCACCATCGCCGTCACCGCCCTCGGCGACCTGGCGGACCGGGCCCCGGTGGTCCGCTCCGGCGCGCAGCCCGGCGACGTGGTGGCCCTGGCCGGCCGCACCGGCTGGGCGGCGGCCGGGTACACCGTGCTGACCCGGGGGTTCCGCACGCCCCGGCTGCTGGTCGAGGCGTTCCGCCGGCCCGAGGTGCCGTACGCCGCCGGACCGCACGCCGCCCGGCTCGGCGCCACCTCGATGATCGACGTGTCGGACGGGCTGCTGGCCGACCTCGGACACGTGGCGAAGGCCAGCGGAGTCGCGATCGACCTGCACCGGGACGCCTTCGAGGTGCCCCGGCAGATGCGGGACGCCGCGCAGGCGCTCGGCGTCGACCCGTACACCTGGATCCTCGGCGGTGGCGACGACCACGCGCTGGCCGCGACCTTCCCCCGCTCGGTGGCCCTGCCCGCCGAGTGGCGGCCGGTCGGCCGGGTAACGGACGGCGCCGGGGTGACCGTGGACGGCGCCGCGTACGAC